GGCTGCAACGATATCTATAATATTGTCTGAAAGTGTAAACGTATGTTCTACTTGTGCTTTAGGGAATATTGCAGGCATTGGCAATTTTTGGTATAAAGGAGTAATAACATTTTCTCTTGTACTATTATCAAGTTCTCCAAATAATTGTTCAATTATCGCTTCATTGAATTCACCACTTTTGAATTTCAAGTTATTTAAAGAAGCTAAAGACCTCCCCGTATTGGTCAGAACTTTGTCAAGGTGACTACCAATGGTGAAAAAATCATCCATAAACTGTTTATCTGAAGACCTGTTTATGAAATCCTCCGTTGTCCTGATCAGACCAGCAAGTGACAATTGTTCGGTTTCTATCTCACTCAAGTAAGTATCAATTACTTTAACATCTTTCTTTTTAATCTTGTCAATTGTAGCCAGACTTTTGTTTGTCAGTATATCGATGGTATTACAAAATACGTCTTTAACACTTGTCGCGTGTGCTATTATATCTTTCTTCGCTATGTCACACTGTTTGTGATAAACATTTTCCTCTTGTTGAACCAATTCTTCAGTGTTTTTGAGAACTGATATTCTCGATTTCAAGCTTGCTGTTCTGGTCAGTAAAGTTTTCTTCCTAGTCTGAATTAATAATGTCAGGTTTTGGTAATCGTGTTTACGGTGGGATTTGTCTACACATTCACTACATAACAAGATATTACAAATCTTGCAAAATAAAGTCAACTCTTTTCTATGTTCCTCACATTCTTGTATTGACTTCACGTTACGTATGTCCAACTGATCTAATTTGAAGTTCTCAAGCGAGTGGTTCTGTGACGTTTTTATTTTCCTATGGAAGTCGCGACAAGTCAAGCATAAGTTTATCTTACAGTCAAGACATTTAGCTACTGCAGCATTTTCTTCAGAACAAAATTCGCAAACATCTGTGGAGTCATTGGTTCTGTGAGATTGTTCCAATTTGAAAGGATAATTTTTTAAACCGCTTACCCCTTCGTCTGGTAGAGAAATGTGTGTCCTACATAACGGACAAGTCAGATAATTATGATCATGAACATCCAGTTTTTCGAGACAAGGTGTGCAAAATGCATGGTAACAGTCCAAAAGCCTTGGTTCTGTGTATGGAGACAAGCAGATTCTACATTTTGATTCGATTTCAGAAAAGGTCCCATGCGCCATATTAACTCGATCTTAGAAGCCAAACAAGGAAGTTCAATAATTATATACAAGTTAAAGCTTTTCAAAAAAGCTAGCATGACTTCTGCATTTTAATCAATATGAAACAGAAATTGTTAAAGTCTAACGGTATTTTAATGACAAAGATAAACCAATTATATAACTATAAATATGCTCGAAAATAGAAATGGTTTTCGATGCACACGTTCATTATGAAATAATGAAAAGATATTTGTGGGTGATGTTTAATTGATCTTGATTTGATTTGGTTTGAGAATGCCTTTGCTTTTTTCTGACAAAGCGAAAAGATAATCAGAGTATGCATTGCTGAATACGCATTTTACAACCTAAAATAACTAAATGAACACCCTGTAGAAGTCTTACTTGTTAAATTTCCATACCATAAACTTACATTAGGGGTAAGggccattgttatattttttttatttactctgTCATTTTTCATACCAGCTCTCTTGACtatttaatttatcatatttaatgtaGGATTCTTATCGGAAGTAAGTGTCAATGGTGTGATCTGACTATGGTGATGTAAGACTACTAATCGTTTTATCGCTATAGTCTTATTACAGAAAATTATCTAATAATAAAACCAACAACTACTAATAGTCTGAATCTTCTGGCTTTCAATCACGTTTTGTTTTCCCATTCTCTTAAGTATATTTGTTTTCTGAGATGATCTTGACGCCCACGGTTCTTGTTATGTGCGCTTTAAACTAGTCCTAAAaaatttctttcattttgttgAAGTGTTTATAAATAGCAAGCGCgatattatatataaacatttaccaAGTCGGGTCGAATAGCGGGCGTTGTAAATATGTCATCGCGTAAGGTAAAAACAAATCTCGTTTATATTGCAGTTCTATAATTTCTATATCAGAAAGTCTAATAtagtattattatatattttcctATATTTCCTATAATGAGAttatatataatgcatatttttgTCTTGTCGTAAAACACatcgaggggtgtcaggattggtCAAATTAGTGAGGTCTTTCTTTGGACAATCCTAACATCCCAAGGTGTGTTCGACGACCAGGAAAAACTTAAAATAAGCATTATCTGACTTATTGTGCTGACACGAATTGTCATTggtatggtcatatttataaattaactgtttacaaaaatttagaattttttgaaatactaaggcttttctacctcaggcatagattaccttagctgtatttggcaaaacttttaggaaattttggtcctcaatgctcttcaacttcgtatttttttaatttttttttgcctttttaacttttttggattcgagcgtcactgatgagtcttttgtagacgaaacgcgcgtctggcgtatatacaaaatctagtcctggtatctatgaagagtttatataccgtcaaaaaaataGCTGTAAAGATTTGCAGGATTTGCATCCTATTTTACgttcaaattttattgattactATCTGTATTTTGCGCTTAAAAATACCACGGTAATTTGCGTATGTTATAGCACACGTTACTAAAAGTAAACAACACAATCAAATCACTATATAGTGTGCCTGAGGATGCCAACTTTAACAGAATGTACATGAAGCTAATTGTATGAGTTCCTAATTTGTGTCgtctttatattaaaaaaacttttaaaaaacagGCGGAAGATACAAAGGGGACAATCAAATCTCAATCAATAAGAGATGACAAAAGACATCATATTGAAAACGGAAGCAAAAGCAAAGTTTATACgtgtgatatattgaaaaaaattctCAGAGCAAAGAAAGTTGTTGGCTTCCACAACAGACGGAATTGAATTTGCAATTACAAACTGTGTTTGACGATGAAAAACTGTTTCCGTTTTCCCGATTATTGTTAATACAATGTTCATTTGCGAATTATTGACATGCTTTTCTTTTATTCGACGCTACCTGTTGGTAATGTTGAGCAACGGAACTACATAAGCTTCCATTTAATGAGTATTTTCTTTTACTTTGCTTCAAACTTTTGCTGTGTGCGTTTCGTGTACCAATAGTCTAAAGCAAGTGCAGTTAAGATATTTTATAGCATTTGAGGCATGTTTTTCCGAGGTGCTAATTAATAAACATTTACCAAAAACAAAAGaagatcatttaaaaaaacaaacaattatataaaacCTGGTATACCTAATTTCAGTCCAAATTGATAATCATTGAAAAGCAGTCCACAGATTATTAAAAGAGATATTGTTGcaaactgtaaaataaattacCTGGTTCTAACTTCTTGCTTTTATGAGTTCAATCATATATTAATTACAAACATTAAATCATTGTCAACCTTTTAATCAAAgatttaaaattgtttgattAATCTACTATtgatacaaaagagggacgatagataccagagggacagtcaaactcgtaaatcgaaaatgacaacgccatggctaaaaataaaaaaaggcaaaaaaacaaacaatagtacacatgacacaacatagaaaactaaagaattgacaacacgaaccctaccaaaaactaggggcgatctcaggtgctccggaagggtaagaagatcctgctccacacgagCTCCACATATGGTGCAAATATGAATTAATGATACCCACGTATCTCTACACACAATCGAAATTACTGTaattagtgggttttttttttattgaaataaaagttTTCTCTATCCAGGAAATCATTGAGAACGACACTTTTGATTGTCTCTTTTTAAGTTCAGAAATTATGTTgactatttttttctttcctcaGTTGAAAACATAGCCGGGATAACAAAACAACACATTTCTAACGTTGTCCTTTAAGTTGGAATGAtctttttgacatgttttaagGTCCTAAGACTCCTAACTGACCAAGGTTAAGATGATCTAACAAGGATTTGACTATTCCTTTTTATGTTCATTTTGGTCATAGAGCTCATTGTgtttttaagtatttttatttCTTGGCGTTTGAAATTTTCGGTTTCAGTGTTTCAAACTAAAGAAGATCAATCTGGAAAAGCGCTTAGAACGCCGAAGTTAAATcaagtattattatttttattttctggaATACCCATATGTTAACATATATCCATCATGGTTAGAACTGGTACGTATTGCAGATATCTGTAAAATTCTGAGTTATTGTAATTATGTTACAAGTAAATGGTTTTCAGTGATAGAGTTGAACAGGGAGGGGGAACCAATTTCATACTAGTTGCACCAAGTCAGTTCACTTATATACTGAtaataatgtgtccatagtacacggttTGCACCACTCGCACtatctttttctatgttcagttgaccgtcgTAAAATTGGAatcaaaactataattttgaattaaaattagaaatgtCATACCAATAGGTGGATCCAGTTGCTTGATTATATAGGGagtcattgaagcatgactggagcggcccccccttTTTATgtcagtcagcccccccccccttaggaaaagttctggatccgccactgataccatagggaacatgtgtactaagtttcaagttcattgCTTCCACTTCACCCAAAACTActttgaacaaaaactttaacctaaagcaggacagacggtcgaacggacgcacggacgaactaacgacgcacagaccgaaaaacataatgctcatCAATGTGCCATATAAATAGAAGCAGGCAGATCCTCAACAGATTATCCTCTTTTAACTTACCTATGATCTAGTAAACCAAATATATTTCAGTAGCACAAATTGCTCTTACATCGCTTCTATGTTTATATGTCTGTATAGTGTGTTCTAACGTTAAACTGTAATACCACTGCCCAAGGTTACAGTGAATGGAGTTTTAAGCGCGCGCAAACATTTTGGTTTCCCTCATAGTTGACGGTCGTTCGGCCATTATCATTTCATTTTGTCATTGGTGAGCTTCCAGTTTTTATTTAGGTGCCATTAAAATAGAATTAACATAACTTGAAtattttcacactataatgcaagTTTCTCATCTAATTTGGCTTAACTGAtgagtgaaaaaaaaaacctactgCTCGGTAGTGAGTTTGTGTTTGGCCGTGCTATGTGTAGAGAAAAACAGTGCATCCGGTCGTGATAGGCACATCCTATATTAATCCTAGTCAGGAGAAAGCCTTTTAACAAATTATAAGTCTGGTgtctttgaagatttttttcacaAGTATCACaagttgaaaatttaaaaagtcCCCGTTTCCCCATTTTTATAGCTAGAGCATTGtctataacttttttgttatctgGAAAAGAGAATATGGAATTTTATgcaaattgtgtttttttctccttaaatccatctttttttaatatctacTTGTATAGTAGTATCATACATTTCCATGGCACAAAATACCAATGATTACAACAACTACTTGTTTCATTTATAATGCtttatgtttataataaaaataaacattatgcaGTGCTCTAATGCTAAAAGGTGAAGTATGGTTTAACCCActatgttttcttaaaatgtcctgtaccaaatcaggaatatgtcagttgttatcaaatagtctaTTTTTGtgtatgttgacgtttgtttgtttttttttttttggcagttAAGTATTTCTGTTttactcttatatttgatgtgttttcctcagtttttgTGTGTAACCCCGATTTGTTTaagttaaatcgatttatgactattgaacagcagtatactactatttcctttatttataaaagtctttaaaggggcactagctgtcaaattcatagtaaccgatttgactcaaattctcatatttggtttataacaatgtaaaacatttatccaaactatcaaaagtctaaaataaacagtttacagagcatgggttagataatatataggttcgtttcgtgtgtattttagtccagacgccatctaattaactatcgatttgacctcagatgaccatataagcgatgtaaacaaaaataaagatacgaatagattaaaccaacacgtgcaattgtttataggtctgtttgattttattttatagattaaaaatagatgtttctcattgtttttaaccatataagaatgattttatgtgcatcgaattagtaatcaaatgatttaccgtagtttcactttcattgtttacattatttttctttaaataaccagtacacgtacaatgcatgcgttgtcaatctctagctaggggttaacttgaagttcacatgaataccggttagaatgatgatgacgttttcacttgcaagtgaatcagtcaaaaattatgtttaatcgcttatttcaacaaaattaaaggaaattgattccTAAAAgccaattattatttcattattccaatttgattaatgattgatctaaaaaaaatcatactttattttttttatatatatcgtagctagtgcccctttaagatacGTTCTTATTAACAGTTCATTCGTCATTGTAAACCGTAGTAAATCCATATAATTGACCAACTATGGTTGCATGTTTATATcaagaaaatatttcatatactaGTAATGGTAAATTTATTTGCCGTACAACAAACCTAAATTATTTATTGCCATGAAAATATTGTCATCTTCTTAACATTATCAAACACCCATAGAAAGCCACATTTATCTAAAGTGATATGATTTGCTCTATATATGATTTTATCACCATTATCATTATTCATCAAGTTTCGATGAAAAACACCATCCTCAGATAAAATATCGATTGTATCCATCTGATAATCCACTACTAGAATTTGCCCGTAATTATCTAAAGTTATACCTCGGAAGCTTGCACCTGGTTCACGTTCAAATGTCTTAATAATTGTTCCATGCTTATCGGCGACAACAACAATGTTGCTTTGTGATGAAAAAACCAGATTCGAGTTCGAAGTTTCCGCCATCAAAATATTTGTACGAGTGAAAATGTCATTGTTTGCCAGTTCCTCAGTCGGATCTtcgatttttattttgtttcgaaCACCTTCTTGTTCTGTCACCTCATAAAACACTTCTTCGTCCATattataaacaagtaaatttccattttgaatgAAACACCCAACCAACCCACCTTCAAATGGGACTTTGTACCCATCCTGAAATTGTGTATTTACTCTCTTCACTGCAGACTGTCCAGTCCAGAACCATAATTCATCTGCAGATTTTCTAAGCATTTGTTTGCTATATACTGGTGGTGTAAACGTAGAACTCAAAACCCCGCTGCGATTATAGAGACTGACTAAATTATTCGTGAATATCCACATATTGTCGTCATTGGCTGcaacaatatttataattttgtctGAAAGTGTAAACGTATGTTCTACTTTTGCTTTAGGGAATATTGCAGGCGTTGGCAACTTTTGATATAAAGGAGTAATAACATTTTCTCTTGTACTATTATCAAGTTCTCCAAATAATTGTTCAATTATCGCTTCATTGAATTCACCACTTTTGAATTTCAAGTTATTTAAAGGAGGTAAAGTTTTTCCCGTCTTGGTCAGAACTTTGTCAAGATGGCTACCAATGGTGAAAAAGTCATCCATAAACTGCTGATCTGAAGAACTTTTTATGAAATCCTCCGTTGTCCTGATCAGACCAGCGAGTGACAATTGTTCTGTTTCTATCTCATTCAAGTAAGTATCAATTACTTTAACATCTTTCTTTTTAATCTTGTCAATTGTAGCCAGACTTTTGTTTGTCAGTATATCGATGGTATTACAAAATACATCTTTAACACTTTTAGCGTGTGCTATTATATCTTTCTTCGTTATATTACTGTGTTTATGGTACACATTTTCCTCTTGTTGAACCAATTCTTCAGTGTTTTTGAGAACTGATATTCTCGATTTCAAGCTTGCTGTTCTGGTCAGTAAAGTTTTCTTCCTAGTCTGAATTAATAGTGACAGGTTCTGATTATCGTGTATCCGATGTGATTTTTCTGCACATTCACTACATAAGAATATATTACAAGGTTTACAAAATAAAGTTAACTCTTTTCTATGTTCCTCGCATTCTTTTATTGACTTCTCGTTGATTTTGTCCAATTGATCTCCTTTGAAATTCTCGAGAGAGTGGTTCTGTGACGTTTTTAGTATCCTATGGTAGTCGCGACAGTTCAAACATAAAATTATCTTGCATTCGAGACATTTAGCAACTGCAGAATTTTCTTTAGAACAGAATTCGCAAATATCTGTAGAGTTATTGACGCTTTGAGATTGTTCAAATTTGAAAGGATAAGATTTCAAACCGCTTACCCCTTTGTCTGGTACAGAAATGTGTGTCCTACATAACGGACATGTCAGATAATTATCATGAACGTCCAGTTTTTCGAGACATGGTGTGCAAAATGTATGGTAACAGTCCAAAAGCCTTGGTTCTGCGTACGGAGACAAGCAGATTCCACATTTTGATTCGATTTCAGAATAGTTTCCATGCGCCATATTAGCTTGATCTTTGAAGCTTGGCAACAACACCAAACAAGGAAGTTCAATAATTATATACAAGTTGAAACGTTTCAAAAAGCTGATATGACTTCAGCATTAttttaatcaattgaaaaaggaTTGTTAGTGTAACAGCATTTCACCgacaaatatatattgtttaatatgatcaaaaaaataaaatctgttaaaaatGATGACGTTTAGTATGTTGTAATAAAAGTATAACTTTGGCTGAGGTTGATTGATCTTTTTTGGTTTCAACATGCTTGTATTTTTGTTACAAATTGAcaagttattttagaaacaatacCTCACCCGCCGACTTTCCAAATATTTGTGGCTCTAGTTTTTCAATATAtcaagaaaatgaaaatattctCTGATTTTATTTCTGCAATCAGTATCTGCATTACTGAATACGTATTTCACCatctaaaataacaaaatgagCACCCTGagtgattttgttatatttttagataTACTCTCTGTCATTTTGCATACTAGTTTTCTTCActaatagatcaactatatttgacGTCAGATGGTTTTCggaaatatttgtttatgatgtCATCCTGTGTTGGTGGAACTAATCATTTAATCCTCTTGTTCTGGTGATTCTTATCATTTTACGCAGTAGCCTTAGGGGGCTTCATTGCAGTAAATCATTCAATCACAAAACCAACAACTAGTCTAAATCTTTGTTTGTTTAAATCTAAAagtttgaactagctgtcagataactgcgagtactctcagatctgtttttgtgtctttttgtgtcgggatgtataagtacccggccacgtccacttgtatttttgttcatctgatgagttaagcctttttcaactgatttttatacttcgttcttatgttgtactgttataccactgtcccatgtaagggggagggttgggatcccgctaacatgtttaacccctccacattatttatgtatgtgcctgtctcaagtcaggagcctgtaattcagtggttgtcgtctgtttatgtcgtacatatttgttttccgtccttttttttatataaataaggccgttagttttctcgtttgaattgttttacattgtcttatcggggccttttatagctgtctatgcggtgtgggctttgctcattgttgaaggccgtacggtgacctatagtagttaatgtctgtgtcattttggtatcttgtggacagttgtctcattggcaatcataccacatcttctttgttataaatCGTCAGCCTTCTAATCAagttttaatttgacatttttttttcagttctttATTATCTTTATATGAAAGTTTAAGATAgccttctttttttaaatgaccaatCATAAGTACAGATAATGATTTTTCCCACGTCCAAAAAGTAAAACAACTCAAATaccgaactcctaggaaaattcaaaacggagtcccttattaaatgacaaaatgaaaattaaaattttaagatgaTTTGATCCAATTTTGTAATGAACGATattgttgaaatttgaaattgaaatcgATGTACATTGCACTGGAAATAGCCGTCTACTAAAGCGtttacatttgtaaaaaaaacaaccggCCGTCTGTAAAAAGGGTTCATTATATTTTTCCAAGATAAGATAATACACCGATTGTTGTCGGTATCAGGATGAATGAAGGGGTAATAAAGGTGCGACATATGCTAGCTAATAAACTGATGATATGTGTTTTGAACCTATTTACATTAAGTGTGTATGTTGAAATGCCAAAATGACTTTACTCATAAACTGTTGGCAAATTTGAAATCAGTAACTTGCAAAAATCTTTTACCAAAAATTATATCATGTTTAATGCCTTTGAAAAGTGATCTCTGGTTTTGatattttcattcatttcatACAAACTTTCCTTCGTATGTTAATTATTTTGCTtccaccgaacagcaagctatagatggccccaaaaattactagtgtaaaaaccaTTCAAAACGTATGCTTGTTTAAAACATATAAGTCAGTGTtgtatgtctgtgatgtatgttcACACAATTGTTGGCTGCTGGATCCATATTATTGTCACATTAACCAATCATGTCTGTTTGGATTTATATAACAGAACTATTAACAACAGTCATACATTCGGGAGGTATAACTAGCTATAGCAACGGGATTAACTAtccatattattttaaaaatgctactggccgtaccggctcaagccagaaaatcaatctcgttgagatgatcaacgataatctataagtacaaAATTTGATAAACTGTAATTGTGTATACGATCAACACTTTTACCccccaaaaagacaaaaaaaaaagaaccattcAAAGTTATAATTGCATTTTTATACTGAGGAGACCATTATAAACGTTTTATCAAGTTTTCGTTATTTAACTGTGCAGTTTCTTGTGAAAGCACAAGTCATCACGATCTAAAACTTAATTTTGATATGAAGGTTAACTTTTGAATGACGCAATATTATTGATAAACATTCAAACTAACGGATTCTCTTGAAACTTATATGTAATGTTATTACTTTCTTGTAAAAGAAAATCCTTTATTAATCATTATCCTCAGAAAGtgttacttttaaattattaccTTCCTGTACTCAGGTTTGCTGACAGCTTGTCCGTATGCAGTGACATTAAACATAACACCTCGATAGAAAGTCGCCCATCGCAAAGCTCAAGTCTGGAAGGAAAACATGTGACGGAAGAAAAGGCAAACTAACTTGGAAAGAATGAATTATTAACTGActgtaaagaaaaaatctgaaTACACCTGGTTTAATATGACAAAGTTAAGATCGATTTCTTACccatttataaacatgatttcGCTGAATTTTATCAACATTCAAATTTAGATTGGAAATCCaacatattttttcatatagaaCCTATATCTAGAATCCATTAACATTCATAACACTtaaatcccttcgtaaattttacgaacgccatcacgagttggttgaccgttattgaacaACCGTTTCACGAATGATATCGGATattatatgttccttacgtcgtaactacaatccccttccctttcatgaatgtgacctaccgaattagactatttatcggatttgttatcacataagcaacacgacgggtgctacatgtggaccaggatctgcttacccttccggagcacatgagatgaCCCCTATTttttgtgggtttcgtgttgtttattctttagttttctatgttgtgtcatgtgtactattgtttgtctgtttgtctttttcatttttagccatggcgttgtcaggttattttcgatttatgagtttgactgtccctttggtatctttcgtccctcttttacagaatTGTATCCAAAAAAATCtggtatttgaaaaataattctaCAATGACTTTTCCTGGTTAGGTTTATCATGAAAATAAGTATTTTCTAGATCATAGATACTCACTATGTATAATATATGGTTTTTTTCAGGGTTATCCAATGTCTGAGCTGCTTGATGCTATAAACAAT
This sequence is a window from Mytilus edulis chromosome 1, xbMytEdul2.2, whole genome shotgun sequence. Protein-coding genes within it:
- the LOC139482037 gene encoding probable E3 ubiquitin-protein ligase MID2, with the translated sequence MAHGNYSEIESKCGICLSPYAEPRLLDCYHTFCTPCLEKLDVHDNYLTCPLCRTHISVPDKGVSGLKSYPFKFEQSQSVNNSTDICEFCSKENSAVAKCLECKIILCLNCRDYHRILKTSQNHSLENFKGDQLDKINEKSIKECEEHRKELTLFCKPCNIFLCSECAEKSHRIHDNQNLSLLIQTRKKTLLTRTASLKSRISVLKNTEELVQQEENVYHKHSNITKKDIIAHAKSVKDVFCNTIDILTNKSLATIDKIKKKDVKVIDTYLNEIETEQLSLAGLIRTTEDFIKSSSDQQFMDDFFTIGSHLDKVLTKTGKTLPPLNNLKFKSGEFNEAIIEQLFGELDNSTRENVITPLYQKLPTPAIFPKAKVEHTFTLSDKIINIVAANDDNMWIFTNNLVSLYNRSGVLSSTFTPPVYSKQMLRKSADELWFWTGQSAVKRVNTQFQDGYKVPFEGGLVGCFIQNGNLLVYNMDEEVFYEVTEQEGVRNKIKIEDPTEELANNDIFTRTNILMAETSNSNLVFSSQSNIVVVADKHGTIIKTFEREPGASFRGITLDNYGQILVVDYQMDTIDILSEDGVFHRNLMNNDNGDKIIYRANHITLDKCGFLWVFDNVKKMTIFSWQ
- the LOC139482029 gene encoding tripartite motif-containing protein 42-like, whose amino-acid sequence is MAHGTFSEIESKCRICLSPYTEPRLLDCYHAFCTPCLEKLDVHDHNYLTCPLCRTHISLPDEGVSGLKNYPFKLEQSHRTNDSTDVCEFCSEENAAVAKCLDCKINLCLTCRDFHRKIKTSQNHSLENFKLDQLDIRNVKSIQECEEHRKELTLFCKICNILLCSECVDKSHRKHDYQNLTLLIQTRKKTLLTRTASLKSRISVLKNTEELVQQEENVYHKQCDIAKKDIIAHATSVKDVFCNTIDILTNKSLATIDKIKKKDVKVIDTYLSEIETEQLSLAGLIRTTEDFINRSSDKQFMDDFFTIGSHLDKVLTNTGRSLASLNNLKFKSGEFNEAIIEQLFGELDNSTRENVITPLYQKLPMPAIFPKAQVEHTFTLSDNIIDIVAAKNDNTWIFTKNLVSLYNRSGVVSSTFTPPVNSKRMLRKSADELWFWTGQSAAKKVHTQFQDGYKVPFEGGLVGCFIQSGYLLVYNKNEKVFYEVTEQEGVRNKIKIEDPTKKLPNNDVFTSGNILMAETSNSNLVFVSHNKTIAIANKYGKIIETFERLNAKFKGITVDEYGQILVADYEKDFIDILSEDGVYQRNLLNNENGDKIIYGTNFITLDECGFLWVFDCNYEMKIFSCQ